One window of the Eucalyptus grandis isolate ANBG69807.140 chromosome 6, ASM1654582v1, whole genome shotgun sequence genome contains the following:
- the LOC104450007 gene encoding polyadenylate-binding protein-interacting protein 3 isoform X2, with amino-acid sequence MNFQQLAHPKSAANGIGRRKSEREGGMKMDNRLHSGKSGISKTGSIGSMPDSKVGGNLSPSHDRLVYFLTRLIGHHVEVQVKNGSIYSGIYHAANVNKDMGIILKMARMIKDGSVQLHRANTESLNKAFAKTFVIPAKELVQVIAKDFSLAGDGLSNELQLEKRQEILIDSCISQARHVDPERELKPWIPDEDDPQRPELENVFDIPSDRGWDQFEVNETLFGVKSTYDEDLYTTKLERGPQMRELERVAGRIAREIEGEETQDLHLAEERGVRFHDSFNIDEETRFSSVCRGGVVDDSGYVEEEDILLDSWNTETFGSAPASIMIGSLDGTDTDATQASARSSSTDGPETSHSSVGVDLSQIGADDAGRLSSELTCKSVLASGDDNRVQERSLSEQRGHTELDDAGKLPPAKDTRISKAEDSISLLKGKSGSSHKGGILAKAAAPASSTVALTDHNKMNSRGDLLETPTLAKSGETQSVDSHGRPGSSTSSASDRLGAASAPTGARLTPSSSVGSLSSEKSNLNPHAKEFKLNPNAKSFVPSQTPVRPVSPAGDGSFYYPANMPGVHPMHNMPVGVGMGGPFVGHQPLIFNAQVPPGQSPQTYLHPNGPHYGQHMLVAHPRQLPYMPGFPPDMPYKGRDY; translated from the exons ATGAACTTTCAACAACTTGCCCATCCCAAGTCTGCTGCTAATGGAATTGGCCGTCGTAAAAGCGAAAGAGAAGGAGGAATGAAGATGGACAATAGGCTGCATTCTGGAAAATCTGGCATCAGCAAAACTGGTAGCATAG GTTCCATGCCTGACAGCAAAGTCGGAGGCAATCTAAGCCCATCCCATGATAGATTAGTGTACTTCTTAACACGCCTCATTGGTCATCATGTGGAAGTCCAGGTGAAAAATGGATCCATATATTCTGGGATATATCACGCTGCAAATGTCAATAAAGATATGG GGATAATCTTGAAAATGGCTCGCATGATAAAAGATGGGTCTGTTCAGTTGCATAGGGCTAACACTGAGTCCCTTAACAAGGCTTTTGCAAAGACTTTTGTAATTCCTGCCAAAGAACTTGTCCAAGTCATTGCGAAG GATTTCTCTCTAGCTGGGGATGGATTGTCAAATgagcttcaacttgagaaacgGCAGGAGATCTTGATTGACTCCTGTATATCACAAGCACGCCATGTTGATCCGGAGAGAGAACTAAAACCTTGGATCCCTGATGAAGATGATCCCCAGCGTCCTGAACTGGAAAATGTCTTTGATATCCCATCCGATAG gGGGTGGGATCAGTTTGAGGTGAATGAAACTTTATTTGGAGTGAAAAGCACCTATGATGAGGATCTGTACACGACTAAACTTGAGAGAGGCCCTCAGATGCGAGAGTTGGAGAGAGTTGCTGGAAGAATTGCAAGGGAAATAGAAGGTGAGGAGACTCAAGATCTTCATCTGGCAGAG GAAAGAGGAGTTCGTTTCCATGACAGTTTCAATATTGACGAGGAGACAAGATTCTCTTCAGTCTGTAGAGGTGGGGTGGTTGATGATAGTGGATATGTAGAGGAGGAGGATATTCTTTTGGATTCATGGAACACTGAAACATTTGGCAGTGCCCCTGCTTCTATCATGATTGGTTCGCTTGATGGGACAGACACTGATGCTACTCAAGCATCAGCAAGATCTTCATCCACG GATGGGCCCGAAACTTCTCATTCTAGTGTTGGTGTAGATTTGTCTCAGATTGGTGCTGATGATGCTGGTCGGTTGTCATCTGAACTCACCTGCAAAAGTGTTCTTGCTTCGGGTGATGATAACAG GGTACAAGAGAGATCACTGAGTGAACAAAGAGGACATACTGAGTTAGATGATGCTGGGAAGCTGCCA CCTGCAAAGGACACCAGGATATCAAAAGCTGAGG ACTCCATCTCATTGTTGAAAGGAAAGAGTGGTTCCTCTCATAAAGGGGGCATATTGGCCAAGGCTGCAGCTCCTGCTTCTTCTACTGTTGCCTTAACGGATCATAATAAGATGAATTCACGTGGTGATCTATTGGAGACACCTACTTtggcaaaaagtggagaaaccCAATCTGTGGATTCTCATGGACGGCCTGGTAGCTCTACATCATCTGCTTCTGATCGTCTGGGTGCTGCATCAGCTCCTACCGGTGCTAGGCTGACGCCCAGTTCATCAGTAGGCTCCTTATCCTCTGAAAAATCCAACTTGAACCCCCATGCTAAG GAATTCAAGCTGAATCCCAATGCAAAGAGTTTTGTTCCTTCTCAGACACCTGTTAGACCTGTGTCCCCAGCTGGAGATGGCTCCTTCTACTATCCAGCTAATATGCCCGGGGTACACCCAATGCACAACATGCCCGTAGGAGTTGGA ATGGGGGGGCCTTTTGTGGGACATCagcccctaatttttaatgcacaaGTTCCCCCTGGGCAATCACCACAAACATATTTACACCCAAATGGCCCTCAT TATGGACAGCACATGCTTGTTGCCCATCCAAGACAGTTGCCTTACATGCCAGGCTTTCCACCA GACATGCCATATAAAGGACGAGACTATTAG
- the LOC104450007 gene encoding polyadenylate-binding protein-interacting protein 3 isoform X1: MNFQQLAHPKSAANGIGRRKSEREGGMKMDNRLHSGKSGISKTGSIGSMPDSKVGGNLSPSHDRLVYFLTRLIGHHVEVQVKNGSIYSGIYHAANVNKDMGIILKMARMIKDGSVQLHRANTESLNKAFAKTFVIPAKELVQVIAKDFSLAGDGLSNELQLEKRQEILIDSCISQARHVDPERELKPWIPDEDDPQRPELENVFDIPSDRGWDQFEVNETLFGVKSTYDEDLYTTKLERGPQMRELERVAGRIAREIEGEETQDLHLAEERGVRFHDSFNIDEETRFSSVCRGGVVDDSGYVEEEDILLDSWNTETFGSAPASIMIGSLDGTDTDATQASARSSSTVPLDGPETSHSSVGVDLSQIGADDAGRLSSELTCKSVLASGDDNRVQERSLSEQRGHTELDDAGKLPPAKDTRISKAEDSISLLKGKSGSSHKGGILAKAAAPASSTVALTDHNKMNSRGDLLETPTLAKSGETQSVDSHGRPGSSTSSASDRLGAASAPTGARLTPSSSVGSLSSEKSNLNPHAKEFKLNPNAKSFVPSQTPVRPVSPAGDGSFYYPANMPGVHPMHNMPVGVGMGGPFVGHQPLIFNAQVPPGQSPQTYLHPNGPHYGQHMLVAHPRQLPYMPGFPPDMPYKGRDY; encoded by the exons ATGAACTTTCAACAACTTGCCCATCCCAAGTCTGCTGCTAATGGAATTGGCCGTCGTAAAAGCGAAAGAGAAGGAGGAATGAAGATGGACAATAGGCTGCATTCTGGAAAATCTGGCATCAGCAAAACTGGTAGCATAG GTTCCATGCCTGACAGCAAAGTCGGAGGCAATCTAAGCCCATCCCATGATAGATTAGTGTACTTCTTAACACGCCTCATTGGTCATCATGTGGAAGTCCAGGTGAAAAATGGATCCATATATTCTGGGATATATCACGCTGCAAATGTCAATAAAGATATGG GGATAATCTTGAAAATGGCTCGCATGATAAAAGATGGGTCTGTTCAGTTGCATAGGGCTAACACTGAGTCCCTTAACAAGGCTTTTGCAAAGACTTTTGTAATTCCTGCCAAAGAACTTGTCCAAGTCATTGCGAAG GATTTCTCTCTAGCTGGGGATGGATTGTCAAATgagcttcaacttgagaaacgGCAGGAGATCTTGATTGACTCCTGTATATCACAAGCACGCCATGTTGATCCGGAGAGAGAACTAAAACCTTGGATCCCTGATGAAGATGATCCCCAGCGTCCTGAACTGGAAAATGTCTTTGATATCCCATCCGATAG gGGGTGGGATCAGTTTGAGGTGAATGAAACTTTATTTGGAGTGAAAAGCACCTATGATGAGGATCTGTACACGACTAAACTTGAGAGAGGCCCTCAGATGCGAGAGTTGGAGAGAGTTGCTGGAAGAATTGCAAGGGAAATAGAAGGTGAGGAGACTCAAGATCTTCATCTGGCAGAG GAAAGAGGAGTTCGTTTCCATGACAGTTTCAATATTGACGAGGAGACAAGATTCTCTTCAGTCTGTAGAGGTGGGGTGGTTGATGATAGTGGATATGTAGAGGAGGAGGATATTCTTTTGGATTCATGGAACACTGAAACATTTGGCAGTGCCCCTGCTTCTATCATGATTGGTTCGCTTGATGGGACAGACACTGATGCTACTCAAGCATCAGCAAGATCTTCATCCACGGTACCTTTG GATGGGCCCGAAACTTCTCATTCTAGTGTTGGTGTAGATTTGTCTCAGATTGGTGCTGATGATGCTGGTCGGTTGTCATCTGAACTCACCTGCAAAAGTGTTCTTGCTTCGGGTGATGATAACAG GGTACAAGAGAGATCACTGAGTGAACAAAGAGGACATACTGAGTTAGATGATGCTGGGAAGCTGCCA CCTGCAAAGGACACCAGGATATCAAAAGCTGAGG ACTCCATCTCATTGTTGAAAGGAAAGAGTGGTTCCTCTCATAAAGGGGGCATATTGGCCAAGGCTGCAGCTCCTGCTTCTTCTACTGTTGCCTTAACGGATCATAATAAGATGAATTCACGTGGTGATCTATTGGAGACACCTACTTtggcaaaaagtggagaaaccCAATCTGTGGATTCTCATGGACGGCCTGGTAGCTCTACATCATCTGCTTCTGATCGTCTGGGTGCTGCATCAGCTCCTACCGGTGCTAGGCTGACGCCCAGTTCATCAGTAGGCTCCTTATCCTCTGAAAAATCCAACTTGAACCCCCATGCTAAG GAATTCAAGCTGAATCCCAATGCAAAGAGTTTTGTTCCTTCTCAGACACCTGTTAGACCTGTGTCCCCAGCTGGAGATGGCTCCTTCTACTATCCAGCTAATATGCCCGGGGTACACCCAATGCACAACATGCCCGTAGGAGTTGGA ATGGGGGGGCCTTTTGTGGGACATCagcccctaatttttaatgcacaaGTTCCCCCTGGGCAATCACCACAAACATATTTACACCCAAATGGCCCTCAT TATGGACAGCACATGCTTGTTGCCCATCCAAGACAGTTGCCTTACATGCCAGGCTTTCCACCA GACATGCCATATAAAGGACGAGACTATTAG
- the LOC104450007 gene encoding polyadenylate-binding protein-interacting protein 3 isoform X3 produces the protein MNFQQLAHPKSAANGIGRRKSEREGGMKMDNRLHSGKSGISKTGSIGSMPDSKVGGNLSPSHDRLVYFLTRLIGHHVEVQVKNGSIYSGIYHAANVNKDMGIILKMARMIKDGSVQLHRANTESLNKAFAKTFVIPAKELVQVIAKDFSLAGDGLSNELQLEKRQEILIDSCISQARHVDPERELKPWIPDEDDPQRPELENVFDIPSDRGWDQFEVNETLFGVKSTYDEDLYTTKLERGPQMRELERVAGRIAREIEGEETQDLHLAEERGVRFHDSFNIDEETRFSSVCRGGVVDDSGYVEEEDILLDSWNTETFGSAPASIMIGSLDGTDTDATQASARSSSTVPLDGPETSHSSVGVDLSQIGADDAGRLSSELTCKSVLASGDDNRVQERSLSEQRGHTELDDAGKLPPAKDTRISKAEGKSGSSHKGGILAKAAAPASSTVALTDHNKMNSRGDLLETPTLAKSGETQSVDSHGRPGSSTSSASDRLGAASAPTGARLTPSSSVGSLSSEKSNLNPHAKEFKLNPNAKSFVPSQTPVRPVSPAGDGSFYYPANMPGVHPMHNMPVGVGMGGPFVGHQPLIFNAQVPPGQSPQTYLHPNGPHYGQHMLVAHPRQLPYMPGFPPDMPYKGRDY, from the exons ATGAACTTTCAACAACTTGCCCATCCCAAGTCTGCTGCTAATGGAATTGGCCGTCGTAAAAGCGAAAGAGAAGGAGGAATGAAGATGGACAATAGGCTGCATTCTGGAAAATCTGGCATCAGCAAAACTGGTAGCATAG GTTCCATGCCTGACAGCAAAGTCGGAGGCAATCTAAGCCCATCCCATGATAGATTAGTGTACTTCTTAACACGCCTCATTGGTCATCATGTGGAAGTCCAGGTGAAAAATGGATCCATATATTCTGGGATATATCACGCTGCAAATGTCAATAAAGATATGG GGATAATCTTGAAAATGGCTCGCATGATAAAAGATGGGTCTGTTCAGTTGCATAGGGCTAACACTGAGTCCCTTAACAAGGCTTTTGCAAAGACTTTTGTAATTCCTGCCAAAGAACTTGTCCAAGTCATTGCGAAG GATTTCTCTCTAGCTGGGGATGGATTGTCAAATgagcttcaacttgagaaacgGCAGGAGATCTTGATTGACTCCTGTATATCACAAGCACGCCATGTTGATCCGGAGAGAGAACTAAAACCTTGGATCCCTGATGAAGATGATCCCCAGCGTCCTGAACTGGAAAATGTCTTTGATATCCCATCCGATAG gGGGTGGGATCAGTTTGAGGTGAATGAAACTTTATTTGGAGTGAAAAGCACCTATGATGAGGATCTGTACACGACTAAACTTGAGAGAGGCCCTCAGATGCGAGAGTTGGAGAGAGTTGCTGGAAGAATTGCAAGGGAAATAGAAGGTGAGGAGACTCAAGATCTTCATCTGGCAGAG GAAAGAGGAGTTCGTTTCCATGACAGTTTCAATATTGACGAGGAGACAAGATTCTCTTCAGTCTGTAGAGGTGGGGTGGTTGATGATAGTGGATATGTAGAGGAGGAGGATATTCTTTTGGATTCATGGAACACTGAAACATTTGGCAGTGCCCCTGCTTCTATCATGATTGGTTCGCTTGATGGGACAGACACTGATGCTACTCAAGCATCAGCAAGATCTTCATCCACGGTACCTTTG GATGGGCCCGAAACTTCTCATTCTAGTGTTGGTGTAGATTTGTCTCAGATTGGTGCTGATGATGCTGGTCGGTTGTCATCTGAACTCACCTGCAAAAGTGTTCTTGCTTCGGGTGATGATAACAG GGTACAAGAGAGATCACTGAGTGAACAAAGAGGACATACTGAGTTAGATGATGCTGGGAAGCTGCCA CCTGCAAAGGACACCAGGATATCAAAAGCTGAGG GAAAGAGTGGTTCCTCTCATAAAGGGGGCATATTGGCCAAGGCTGCAGCTCCTGCTTCTTCTACTGTTGCCTTAACGGATCATAATAAGATGAATTCACGTGGTGATCTATTGGAGACACCTACTTtggcaaaaagtggagaaaccCAATCTGTGGATTCTCATGGACGGCCTGGTAGCTCTACATCATCTGCTTCTGATCGTCTGGGTGCTGCATCAGCTCCTACCGGTGCTAGGCTGACGCCCAGTTCATCAGTAGGCTCCTTATCCTCTGAAAAATCCAACTTGAACCCCCATGCTAAG GAATTCAAGCTGAATCCCAATGCAAAGAGTTTTGTTCCTTCTCAGACACCTGTTAGACCTGTGTCCCCAGCTGGAGATGGCTCCTTCTACTATCCAGCTAATATGCCCGGGGTACACCCAATGCACAACATGCCCGTAGGAGTTGGA ATGGGGGGGCCTTTTGTGGGACATCagcccctaatttttaatgcacaaGTTCCCCCTGGGCAATCACCACAAACATATTTACACCCAAATGGCCCTCAT TATGGACAGCACATGCTTGTTGCCCATCCAAGACAGTTGCCTTACATGCCAGGCTTTCCACCA GACATGCCATATAAAGGACGAGACTATTAG
- the LOC104450007 gene encoding polyadenylate-binding protein-interacting protein 3 isoform X4 yields MNFQQLAHPKSAANGIGRRKSEREGGMKMDNRLHSGKSGISKTGSIGSMPDSKVGGNLSPSHDRLVYFLTRLIGHHVEVQVKNGSIYSGIYHAANVNKDMGIILKMARMIKDGSVQLHRANTESLNKAFAKTFVIPAKELVQVIAKDFSLAGDGLSNELQLEKRQEILIDSCISQARHVDPERELKPWIPDEDDPQRPELENVFDIPSDRGWDQFEVNETLFGVKSTYDEDLYTTKLERGPQMRELERVAGRIAREIEGEETQDLHLAEERGVRFHDSFNIDEETRFSSVCRGGVVDDSGYVEEEDILLDSWNTETFGSAPASIMIGSLDGTDTDATQASARSSSTVPLDGPETSHSSVGVDLSQIGADDAGRLSSELTCKSVLASGDDNRVQERSLSEQRGHTELDDAGKLPPAKDTRISKAEDSISLLKGKSGSSHKGGILAKAAAPASSTVALTDHNKMNSRGDLLETPTLAKSGETQSVDSHGRPGSSTSSASDRLGAASAPTGARLTPSSSVGSLSSEKSNLNPHAKEFKLNPNAKSFVPSQTPVRPVSPAGDGSFYYPANMPGVHPMHNMPVGVGYGQHMLVAHPRQLPYMPGFPPDMPYKGRDY; encoded by the exons ATGAACTTTCAACAACTTGCCCATCCCAAGTCTGCTGCTAATGGAATTGGCCGTCGTAAAAGCGAAAGAGAAGGAGGAATGAAGATGGACAATAGGCTGCATTCTGGAAAATCTGGCATCAGCAAAACTGGTAGCATAG GTTCCATGCCTGACAGCAAAGTCGGAGGCAATCTAAGCCCATCCCATGATAGATTAGTGTACTTCTTAACACGCCTCATTGGTCATCATGTGGAAGTCCAGGTGAAAAATGGATCCATATATTCTGGGATATATCACGCTGCAAATGTCAATAAAGATATGG GGATAATCTTGAAAATGGCTCGCATGATAAAAGATGGGTCTGTTCAGTTGCATAGGGCTAACACTGAGTCCCTTAACAAGGCTTTTGCAAAGACTTTTGTAATTCCTGCCAAAGAACTTGTCCAAGTCATTGCGAAG GATTTCTCTCTAGCTGGGGATGGATTGTCAAATgagcttcaacttgagaaacgGCAGGAGATCTTGATTGACTCCTGTATATCACAAGCACGCCATGTTGATCCGGAGAGAGAACTAAAACCTTGGATCCCTGATGAAGATGATCCCCAGCGTCCTGAACTGGAAAATGTCTTTGATATCCCATCCGATAG gGGGTGGGATCAGTTTGAGGTGAATGAAACTTTATTTGGAGTGAAAAGCACCTATGATGAGGATCTGTACACGACTAAACTTGAGAGAGGCCCTCAGATGCGAGAGTTGGAGAGAGTTGCTGGAAGAATTGCAAGGGAAATAGAAGGTGAGGAGACTCAAGATCTTCATCTGGCAGAG GAAAGAGGAGTTCGTTTCCATGACAGTTTCAATATTGACGAGGAGACAAGATTCTCTTCAGTCTGTAGAGGTGGGGTGGTTGATGATAGTGGATATGTAGAGGAGGAGGATATTCTTTTGGATTCATGGAACACTGAAACATTTGGCAGTGCCCCTGCTTCTATCATGATTGGTTCGCTTGATGGGACAGACACTGATGCTACTCAAGCATCAGCAAGATCTTCATCCACGGTACCTTTG GATGGGCCCGAAACTTCTCATTCTAGTGTTGGTGTAGATTTGTCTCAGATTGGTGCTGATGATGCTGGTCGGTTGTCATCTGAACTCACCTGCAAAAGTGTTCTTGCTTCGGGTGATGATAACAG GGTACAAGAGAGATCACTGAGTGAACAAAGAGGACATACTGAGTTAGATGATGCTGGGAAGCTGCCA CCTGCAAAGGACACCAGGATATCAAAAGCTGAGG ACTCCATCTCATTGTTGAAAGGAAAGAGTGGTTCCTCTCATAAAGGGGGCATATTGGCCAAGGCTGCAGCTCCTGCTTCTTCTACTGTTGCCTTAACGGATCATAATAAGATGAATTCACGTGGTGATCTATTGGAGACACCTACTTtggcaaaaagtggagaaaccCAATCTGTGGATTCTCATGGACGGCCTGGTAGCTCTACATCATCTGCTTCTGATCGTCTGGGTGCTGCATCAGCTCCTACCGGTGCTAGGCTGACGCCCAGTTCATCAGTAGGCTCCTTATCCTCTGAAAAATCCAACTTGAACCCCCATGCTAAG GAATTCAAGCTGAATCCCAATGCAAAGAGTTTTGTTCCTTCTCAGACACCTGTTAGACCTGTGTCCCCAGCTGGAGATGGCTCCTTCTACTATCCAGCTAATATGCCCGGGGTACACCCAATGCACAACATGCCCGTAGGAGTTGGA TATGGACAGCACATGCTTGTTGCCCATCCAAGACAGTTGCCTTACATGCCAGGCTTTCCACCA GACATGCCATATAAAGGACGAGACTATTAG